The genomic region AAATGTTCCTATTCAGGTATAACTTTAACAAACACTCTCCTCTGCCTTGGTCCGTCAAATTCACAGAAGTAGATAGCCTGCCACTGTCCTAAGAGGAGCCTTCCGTTTTTTACAATTACAGTGGTGTTGCAACCCATCAGAGAAGATTTGATGTGGGCGGCAGAGTTACCCTCTATGTGTTCAAAGTAGGACTCTTTCCATGGAACATGCTTTTCGAGATATGTAATAATATCTTTTCTAACGGATGGGTCAGCATTTTCATTTATGGTAACGCCTGCAGTTGTATGAGGTACATAGACTACACATATGCCATTTTCAACACCACTTCTTGACACAATACCCTGAACTTCTCTTGTAATATCAATGAATTGAGAACGCCTTGCTGTTTTAAGAGCGATTTCGTAAATCATATCTCCTCC from Desulfurobacterium sp. TC5-1 harbors:
- a CDS encoding secondary thiamine-phosphate synthase enzyme YjbQ: MIYEIALKTARRSQFIDITREVQGIVSRSGVENGICVVYVPHTTAGVTINENADPSVRKDIITYLEKHVPWKESYFEHIEGNSAAHIKSSLMGCNTTVIVKNGRLLLGQWQAIYFCEFDGPRQRRVFVKVIPE